Proteins encoded within one genomic window of Rhododendron vialii isolate Sample 1 chromosome 1a, ASM3025357v1:
- the LOC131327203 gene encoding receptor-like protein 9DC3: MSNNNCRYLEVLDLGRNKFFDEFPHWLGNLPNLHVLILQSNKFHGSIVTSTTKFPFPMLRVLDMANNNFTGPLPIKYFKSFKAMMNADEHFDLEYMGTRRYYDSLTLVIKGSTIEMKKILKVFTAIDLSRNKFQGEISRIIGGLNSIRGLNLSHNSLTGHIPESLGNLTKLEWLDLSSNKLTGEIPRQLTNLTFIRMLNLSLNCQTGPIPRGKQFNTFLNDSYIYNLALCGPPLCNTCGNPKATQPPLSTFEEEDSEPVSGFGWEVILPGYGFGLVVGLVMGYLMFSFGKPQWLVKVVEGVGNRNEKRLKSNARRRGGRRN, encoded by the coding sequence ATGTCGAACAATAATTGTAGATACCTGGAAGTGCTAGATCTCGGAAGAAACAAGTTCTTTGATGAATTTCCGCATTGGTTGGGAAATTTACCAAACTTGCATGTCCTAATCTTGCAATCCAACAAATTTCATGGATCGATCGTGACTTCCACGACCAAATTTCCCTTCCCCATGTTGCGAGTTCTCGATATGGCGAACAATAATTTCACTGGTCCATTGCCCATAAAGtacttcaaaagtttcaaagcaATGATGAACGCGGATGAGCATTTTGATTTGGAGTACATGGGAACTCGTCGTTATTATGATTCTCTGACATTAGTAATCAAAGGATCGACcattgaaatgaaaaaaatccttaaagTTTTCACAGCCATTGATTTATCAAGGAACAAGTTTCAGGGTGAGATTTCTAGGATCATCGGTGGGCTAAATTCGATTCGAGGACTGAACTTATCACACAACAGCCTCACAGGTCATATACCAGAGTCGCTTGGTAATTTGACAAAGCTGGAATGGTTAGACCTCTCATCAAACAAGCTCACTGGGGAGATCCCTCGACAACTCACGAATTTAACCTTTATTAGAATGCTCAACCTTTCGCTGAATTGCCAAACGGGGCCTATACCTCGAGGCAAACAATTCAATACATTTTTGAATGATTCTTACATCTACAACTTGGCGTTATGCGGACCTCCATTGTGTAATACATGTGGCAATCCTAAGGCAACACAGCCACCACTGTCGACATTCGAAGAAGAAGATTCAGAGCCTGTGAGTGGATTTGGTTGGGAAGTCATATTGCCAGGGTATGGATTTGGACTGGTAGTTGGACTTGTCATGGGATATCTTATGTTCTCCTTCGGTAAACCTCAATGGCTTGTGAAGGTGGTTGAAGGTGTAGGAAACAGAAACGAAAAGAGGCTGAAAAGCAATGCTCGGAGACGTGGAGGCAGGAGAAATTAG